The following proteins are co-located in the Bosea sp. AS-1 genome:
- a CDS encoding HlyD family type I secretion periplasmic adaptor subunit → MTGRSLIKSPERTLVATPLLDEPEERTPSLRSLVLAGVAAIGVGFGGFGAWAVTARLDNAAVASGIVAVDSKRKTVSHLEGGILKSLLKTEGERVTKGEPLLRLEDARARAELQQLQAKRVGLVAKLARLRAEQAKATEVDFPADVETADTPVTREVLRAERTLFKSRAQVHEGKIQIQQRVIEQYQAEAEALNAQIDATNRQRSLIDEEVRILSDLYEKRYAKRSQLVELQTKQSELVGRAGEYAARKAKAEQAVAGANLEILSISLDRQNEIAGDIQESQLMLSEVIERIVQAEDVLRRLVVTAPQEGIVSNIRMRTAGSVIAAGEAILDIVPENEPLVVEAKVDPRDIDAVRVGAATRVRLTAFNSRLLPPLEAKVTYVAPDQLVDDKTGFPYFVVRAEIDPVSLKDHKVALHAGMTAEVMIVNGARRAIDYLISPFTDSFNRAFRED, encoded by the coding sequence ATGACCGGCCGCTCCCTGATCAAGAGCCCTGAGCGGACTCTCGTGGCCACGCCGCTGCTGGACGAGCCCGAGGAGCGCACACCGAGCCTGCGCAGCCTCGTATTGGCGGGCGTGGCGGCGATCGGAGTCGGCTTCGGCGGTTTCGGCGCCTGGGCGGTCACCGCCCGGCTGGACAACGCGGCGGTCGCGAGCGGCATCGTGGCGGTCGACAGCAAGCGCAAGACGGTCAGCCATCTGGAAGGCGGCATCCTCAAGAGCTTGCTGAAGACGGAGGGTGAGCGCGTCACCAAGGGCGAGCCGCTGCTGCGGCTCGAGGATGCCCGTGCCCGCGCGGAGCTGCAGCAGCTACAGGCCAAGCGCGTGGGTCTGGTGGCAAAGCTCGCCCGTCTCAGGGCCGAACAGGCGAAGGCTACTGAAGTCGATTTCCCGGCCGATGTCGAAACGGCCGACACGCCGGTCACGCGCGAGGTGCTGCGGGCCGAGCGGACCTTGTTCAAATCGCGCGCGCAGGTCCATGAGGGCAAGATCCAGATCCAGCAGCGCGTCATCGAGCAATACCAGGCCGAGGCGGAGGCGCTGAACGCCCAGATCGATGCCACCAACCGGCAGCGCTCGCTGATCGACGAGGAGGTCCGGATTCTCTCCGATCTCTATGAGAAGCGCTACGCCAAGCGCAGCCAGCTCGTCGAATTGCAGACCAAGCAGAGCGAGCTCGTCGGCCGGGCCGGGGAATATGCCGCGCGCAAAGCCAAGGCGGAGCAAGCCGTGGCCGGTGCCAATCTGGAAATCCTGTCGATCAGCCTCGACCGGCAGAATGAGATTGCCGGGGACATCCAGGAATCCCAGCTGATGCTGTCCGAGGTCATCGAGCGCATCGTCCAGGCCGAGGATGTGCTGCGCCGGCTGGTGGTCACGGCCCCGCAGGAGGGCATCGTCTCCAATATCCGCATGCGCACCGCCGGCAGCGTGATCGCGGCCGGCGAGGCGATCCTCGACATCGTGCCGGAGAACGAGCCGCTGGTCGTCGAGGCCAAGGTCGATCCACGCGACATCGACGCGGTTCGCGTGGGGGCTGCGACCCGCGTCCGACTGACAGCGTTCAATTCGCGTCTGCTCCCGCCGCTCGAAGCGAAGGTCACCTATGTCGCGCCCGATCAGCTCGTCGACGATAAGACGGGGTTCCCGTACTTCGTGGTCCGCGCCGAGATCGATCCCGTGAGCCTGAAGGACCACAAGGTCGCGCTGCATGCAGGCATGACCGCCGAGGTCATGATCGTCAACGGAGCGCGCCGGGCGATCGACTATCTGATCTCGCCCTTCACCGACAGCTTCAACCGCGCTTTCCGCGAGGATTGA
- a CDS encoding polysaccharide pyruvyl transferase family protein encodes MARILVISPSGEVYDHDNVRWYDYANLASHIDHYHNIGDAFVFDSSLKLLNFEKLDELPIDRVDPAMIDRLNAEYDYVFLRGSNYVHAEMDWVQAPDVLRRLKIPVIAFGIGAQAPVSGKLELSEATKTVLKLIGDSTASLGVRGTYSAEVLNDLGIKNVRIIGCPTAFRNNNPNLAIRLPALEQVKKAGITLRREVSKTYAQDIQRYLTFHRDLVKAMADRFEVTLMSQGEAEEKKLALGTPEQKAAAMAALKDNAWATSWYLDEQVAGLYQSRMFYSDVVAEYERLVRGLDLVLGYRLHGNLMALANGTPSIYFTYDSRTVEFADTFKIPSVDVFAGQEFRLEDYWDQARFDRFNTAYAQVYGQMRDFLVENGVDNKMVPRAAEPQRKVA; translated from the coding sequence ATGGCCCGCATTCTCGTCATCAGCCCGTCCGGGGAGGTCTACGACCACGACAATGTGCGCTGGTACGACTACGCCAACCTCGCCAGCCACATCGACCACTATCACAACATCGGCGATGCCTTCGTCTTCGATTCCTCGCTGAAGCTGCTCAATTTCGAGAAGCTCGACGAGTTGCCGATCGATCGCGTCGACCCGGCCATGATCGACAGGCTGAACGCCGAATACGACTATGTCTTCCTGCGCGGCTCGAACTATGTCCATGCCGAGATGGACTGGGTTCAGGCTCCGGACGTGCTGCGCCGGCTGAAAATTCCGGTCATCGCCTTCGGCATCGGCGCGCAGGCGCCGGTCAGCGGCAAGCTGGAGTTGAGCGAGGCGACCAAGACCGTCCTCAAGCTGATCGGGGATTCGACGGCCTCGCTCGGCGTGCGCGGGACCTATTCGGCCGAGGTGCTGAACGATCTCGGCATCAAGAACGTCCGCATCATCGGCTGCCCCACCGCGTTCCGGAACAACAACCCCAATCTTGCAATCCGCCTGCCCGCGCTCGAGCAGGTCAAGAAGGCTGGCATCACGCTGCGACGCGAGGTTTCGAAGACCTATGCGCAGGACATCCAGCGCTACCTCACCTTCCATCGCGACCTGGTGAAGGCGATGGCGGACCGCTTCGAGGTCACGCTGATGTCGCAGGGCGAAGCCGAGGAAAAGAAGCTCGCCCTCGGCACACCGGAGCAGAAGGCCGCGGCCATGGCGGCGCTCAAGGACAATGCCTGGGCGACCAGCTGGTATCTCGATGAGCAGGTCGCGGGTCTCTATCAAAGCCGCATGTTCTATTCGGACGTCGTCGCGGAGTACGAGCGGCTGGTGCGCGGACTCGATCTCGTGCTCGGTTATCGGCTTCACGGCAATCTGATGGCGCTCGCCAATGGCACGCCCTCGATCTACTTCACCTATGATAGCCGTACCGTCGAGTTCGCGGATACCTTCAAGATTCCGAGCGTCGATGTCTTTGCTGGCCAGGAATTTCGGCTGGAGGACTACTGGGACCAGGCGCGTTTCGATCGCTTCAATACCGCCTACGCCCAGGTCTACGGACAAATGCGCGACTTCCTTGTCGAGAACGGCGTCGACAACAAGATGGTGCCGCGTGCGGCGGAGCCGCAGCGGAAGGTGGCATGA
- a CDS encoding type I secretion system permease/ATPase has translation MKALKPAPDVLIRDLQRSFVGGLGYAALLSLCVNLLLLTVPLFMMQVQDRVTVSHSYDTLTMLLVIAVGALVLYGTIEFIRSLTFQTMASIFARRLNLPALQAAVSASLEQGSGQATQAIRDLNDIRFFIASSAIATPLEAAWSPVFLTVLFLLHPIYGLVGLASLIILLLLGVLSDMLTRRVLKEANEAGVASINEVGASLRHAETIEAMGMLPALARRWRGQQLAMIEQLDMGTRRGKLIAAVTRSSRMTMQLAVYATGAILIIRNEVTAGTLMAASILLGRLLAPFDSMITDWRQWVLAAAAWKRVRELVLARSSQRQTVPTPPCQGDLVVDRAIFAPPGTEQTVIKGVSFSLEPGEVLGVVGPSGAGKSTLARLLVGVLKPNAGGVYLDGHSTYLWERGSFGAMVGYLPQSVSLLNGTIAENIARMQDPDPHAILEAARIAGVHELIGRLPLGYDTSVADSDFKLSGGQRQRIGLARALYGMPRLIVLDEPNANLDAEGEQSLIRAVAAARESGAIVVLIAHRPSVMQVVDKLLVLRDGRVQQFGPRAAIAGMITPSGRVEIEPATAANAAPGVVAPPAVRGLTA, from the coding sequence ATGAAGGCGCTGAAGCCGGCTCCCGATGTCTTGATCAGGGATTTGCAGAGGTCGTTCGTCGGCGGTCTCGGCTACGCGGCTCTTCTCAGCCTGTGCGTGAATCTGCTGTTGCTGACGGTCCCGCTCTTCATGATGCAGGTGCAGGACCGGGTCACCGTCAGCCATAGCTATGACACGCTGACGATGCTGCTGGTCATCGCCGTCGGGGCGCTCGTGCTCTACGGGACGATCGAGTTCATCCGCTCGCTGACTTTCCAGACGATGGCGAGCATCTTTGCACGGCGTCTGAACCTGCCGGCCTTGCAGGCGGCGGTCAGCGCCTCGCTGGAACAAGGCTCGGGCCAGGCGACGCAGGCGATCCGGGATCTCAACGACATCCGCTTCTTCATCGCGAGCTCGGCAATCGCGACCCCGCTCGAGGCTGCCTGGTCTCCGGTCTTCCTCACCGTGCTGTTCCTGCTCCATCCGATCTACGGGTTGGTGGGGCTGGCCTCGCTGATCATCCTGCTGCTGCTCGGTGTTCTGTCGGACATGCTGACGCGCCGGGTCCTGAAGGAGGCCAACGAGGCTGGCGTCGCCAGCATCAACGAGGTCGGCGCGAGCCTACGTCACGCCGAAACCATCGAGGCGATGGGCATGCTGCCGGCTTTGGCGCGACGCTGGCGCGGTCAGCAGCTCGCCATGATCGAGCAGCTCGACATGGGGACGCGCCGCGGCAAGCTCATCGCCGCGGTGACGCGCTCGTCGCGGATGACGATGCAGCTTGCGGTCTACGCGACAGGAGCGATCCTGATCATCCGCAACGAGGTCACCGCCGGTACGCTGATGGCCGCGAGCATTCTGCTCGGTCGGCTGTTGGCGCCGTTCGATTCGATGATCACGGATTGGCGGCAATGGGTCCTGGCCGCAGCGGCATGGAAGCGCGTCCGCGAACTCGTCCTGGCGCGCAGCTCGCAGCGGCAGACGGTTCCGACGCCGCCTTGCCAGGGCGACCTCGTGGTCGATCGTGCGATCTTCGCGCCGCCAGGAACCGAGCAGACCGTCATCAAGGGTGTCTCCTTCTCGCTGGAGCCCGGCGAGGTTCTCGGTGTCGTAGGACCGTCAGGGGCAGGCAAGTCGACATTGGCCCGGCTTCTCGTCGGCGTGCTCAAGCCGAATGCCGGCGGCGTCTATCTCGACGGCCATAGCACCTATCTCTGGGAGCGCGGCTCCTTCGGGGCGATGGTCGGCTACCTGCCCCAATCGGTTTCGCTGCTGAACGGCACGATCGCCGAGAACATCGCCCGCATGCAGGACCCCGATCCACATGCCATCCTCGAGGCTGCCCGCATCGCCGGGGTGCACGAACTCATCGGCCGGCTGCCGCTCGGCTACGACACCAGCGTCGCGGACAGCGACTTCAAGCTGTCCGGTGGCCAGAGGCAGCGCATCGGCCTGGCGCGGGCGCTCTATGGAATGCCGCGCCTGATCGTGCTCGACGAGCCGAACGCCAACCTCGACGCCGAAGGTGAGCAAAGCCTGATCCGGGCGGTAGCGGCTGCGCGCGAGAGCGGGGCGATCGTCGTCCTGATCGCGCATCGGCCCTCGGTCATGCAGGTCGTCGACAAGTTGCTCGTCCTGCGGGATGGCCGCGTCCAGCAATTCGGACCGCGTGCGGCGATCGCCGGAATGATCACGCCGAGCGGGCGCGTGGAGATCGAGCCCGCGACGGCTGCCAACGCCGCGCCCGGTGTTGTTGCGCCGCCGGCCGTTCGTGGACTGACAGCATGA
- a CDS encoding glycosyltransferase family 2 protein — protein sequence MLSLAPVASAVAAPTQLELHRLGGSVFLLCWTLEASPFGKPSIALTGGGRRLAAASISLGLRDGRERLAVAFRASGQDGIVATLSDHGPQGDVSATFDPALVHGLADPKEILTDLAPQARLALANALLRAWPPLFGLSTLPNYLSFLRQFLLLLFPKPAAMQPSAVLVEGQWLCETIVPADFTGLQTASRLDSAGLTRLDLKSRVGVADRSGKRELHLVMDEPPVRGGGLLILQSERSLAVRSLPGRQVAPSLGRWWAGKAASRDGLRNWVVEQLAGLSEQGRLLAVEMQRRVPLAVQHVRRNDDLPAAELDLAVCNRAGLLIGGWLRDPDELLEEVLLHRGAGEPIAMLSRLQRFPVRLPTGEEGETRAATGFAGFASDYAAGAPVLQPRCEIKLRSGTTLTLRPPVQPADAATIRARALSAIPPQYLTAAMLEETLAPILASCQEELSENRPEPTVKAFGRSPIRPKASVVIPLYRVYDFLRVQVAAFAGDPWFTENAELIYVLDSPEHEAEVAHLLGGLHLAYGLPMQLVAMRRNGGFSAACNAGALQARGEALALVNSDVIPAGNGWLPELIAKLDRQRRVGAVGPKLLYDDGSLQHAGLFFKRDSKGTWLNHHYFKGMPGSYAPANVERPVPGVTGACIVMPRELFDELGGFDESYVIGDYEDSDLCLKIRRAGFGIVYAPGVELYHLERQSISRSVDYTRGAASQHNAWLQTRRWDAQIEALMLAFETSAVEPALPEPVPSAPDLVPRFTFRRATAA from the coding sequence ATGCTTTCACTCGCGCCTGTTGCTTCGGCGGTAGCCGCCCCGACCCAGCTCGAACTCCACCGCCTCGGCGGCTCGGTCTTCCTGCTGTGCTGGACGCTCGAAGCCTCGCCCTTCGGCAAACCGTCGATCGCTCTAACGGGTGGCGGGCGCCGCCTCGCCGCCGCGTCGATTTCGCTGGGCCTGCGCGATGGCCGCGAGCGCCTTGCTGTCGCCTTCCGCGCTTCGGGGCAGGATGGTATCGTCGCGACCCTGTCCGATCATGGGCCGCAAGGCGATGTGTCCGCGACCTTCGATCCGGCGCTGGTCCATGGCCTCGCCGATCCCAAGGAAATCCTGACGGACCTCGCGCCGCAGGCGCGGCTGGCCCTCGCCAATGCGTTGCTGCGGGCCTGGCCGCCTCTGTTCGGCCTTTCCACGCTGCCGAATTATCTCTCCTTCCTGCGCCAGTTCCTGCTGCTCCTGTTTCCGAAGCCGGCTGCGATGCAGCCCAGTGCGGTGCTGGTCGAGGGGCAATGGCTGTGTGAGACCATCGTCCCCGCCGATTTCACCGGTCTGCAGACGGCCTCTCGCCTCGACAGTGCCGGCCTGACGCGCCTCGACCTCAAGTCGCGCGTCGGTGTCGCTGATCGCAGCGGCAAGCGCGAACTGCATCTCGTGATGGATGAGCCTCCCGTTCGCGGTGGCGGCCTGCTGATCCTGCAAAGTGAGCGCTCGCTGGCGGTCCGGTCGCTGCCCGGGCGGCAGGTTGCGCCTTCGCTCGGCCGCTGGTGGGCCGGGAAGGCCGCGAGCCGCGATGGTCTGCGCAACTGGGTTGTCGAGCAGCTCGCCGGGCTGTCCGAGCAGGGCCGCCTGCTGGCTGTCGAGATGCAGCGCCGGGTGCCGCTTGCCGTCCAGCATGTTCGCCGAAATGACGATCTGCCCGCTGCCGAGCTTGACCTTGCAGTCTGCAACCGTGCGGGCCTGCTGATCGGGGGCTGGCTGCGCGATCCCGACGAACTGCTGGAGGAGGTGCTGCTGCATCGCGGAGCCGGCGAGCCGATCGCCATGCTGTCGCGTCTTCAGCGTTTCCCGGTCAGGTTGCCGACGGGAGAGGAAGGGGAGACGCGGGCGGCCACGGGCTTTGCCGGCTTCGCATCCGATTACGCTGCGGGTGCGCCGGTGCTGCAGCCGCGCTGCGAGATCAAGCTTCGCTCGGGGACGACCCTGACGCTGCGCCCGCCGGTCCAGCCGGCCGATGCCGCGACGATCCGGGCCCGGGCTCTGTCGGCGATCCCGCCCCAATATCTCACTGCCGCGATGCTGGAGGAGACGCTCGCGCCGATCCTCGCCTCCTGCCAGGAGGAACTCAGCGAGAACCGGCCGGAGCCGACGGTCAAGGCCTTCGGCCGCAGCCCGATCCGGCCGAAGGCCTCCGTCGTCATCCCGCTCTATCGCGTCTATGACTTTCTGCGCGTTCAGGTTGCGGCCTTCGCCGGCGATCCCTGGTTCACCGAGAATGCCGAGCTGATCTATGTGCTCGATTCCCCTGAGCACGAAGCGGAGGTCGCGCACCTCCTCGGCGGGCTTCATCTCGCCTACGGCCTGCCGATGCAACTCGTCGCGATGCGGCGCAATGGCGGCTTCTCGGCCGCCTGCAATGCTGGCGCTCTGCAGGCTCGCGGCGAGGCGCTGGCGCTCGTCAATTCCGATGTGATCCCGGCCGGCAATGGCTGGCTGCCGGAGCTGATCGCCAAGCTCGACCGGCAGCGGAGGGTCGGCGCCGTCGGGCCGAAACTGCTCTACGACGACGGTTCGCTGCAGCATGCCGGGCTGTTCTTCAAGCGCGACAGCAAAGGCACCTGGCTCAACCACCATTACTTCAAGGGCATGCCCGGCAGCTATGCGCCGGCCAATGTCGAGCGGCCCGTGCCTGGCGTCACCGGTGCCTGCATCGTCATGCCGCGCGAACTCTTCGACGAGCTCGGAGGCTTCGACGAGAGCTATGTGATCGGCGATTACGAGGACAGCGATCTGTGCCTCAAGATCCGGCGGGCCGGCTTCGGGATCGTCTATGCGCCCGGCGTCGAGCTCTATCATCTCGAGCGGCAATCGATCTCGCGCAGTGTCGATTACACGCGTGGCGCTGCCTCCCAGCATAACGCCTGGCTGCAGACGCGGCGCTGGGACGCCCAGATCGAGGCGCTGATGCTGGCCTTCGAAACCTCTGCGGTGGAACCCGCTCTGCCCGAACCCGTGCCGAGCGCCCCCGACCTGGTTCCCCGCTTCACTTTCAGGAGAGCGACCGCGGCATGA
- a CDS encoding glycosyltransferase family 4 protein — protein MSPRILVVAHNHPKLHPGGTEIFAHDLAGAYREQGCEALFLGATNAMHREPHPGTALQSIGEDVVLWSAHYDRFHMSQIDHYGTLQDLASLLEEFRPDVIHVHHLVLVGAEFLTLARRLLPQASIVMTLHDYYPICHHDGLMVRPNDRQRCMGSSPAACHGCFPEIGSDRFLLRERFIKTHLAAVDRFVAPSRFLRQRYIDWGLSAERIEFIANARPAQDATPHRSAKGRRTSFGYFGNLNPWKGVLPLLQAAKILQASGEEGFSLRIHGGAPFQSEVFTTALDAALAGTEGVVSHCGPYAREDVPALMAEIDWVVMPSIWWENAPLVIQEAFQHRRPPIVSNIGGMAEMVRDEIDGLHVRPGDPAALARTLRRAMEEAGLWQRLVHGIAEQPSLAECAGRHLALFDSLKLAEAA, from the coding sequence ATGAGCCCCCGCATCCTCGTCGTCGCGCACAATCACCCCAAGCTGCATCCGGGCGGCACCGAGATCTTCGCGCATGATCTCGCGGGGGCCTACCGCGAGCAGGGCTGCGAGGCGCTGTTCCTGGGCGCGACCAACGCCATGCACCGCGAGCCGCATCCCGGCACGGCGCTGCAATCCATCGGCGAGGACGTGGTGCTGTGGAGCGCACATTACGACCGCTTCCACATGAGCCAGATCGATCACTACGGCACGCTGCAGGACCTCGCGTCGCTGCTCGAGGAGTTCCGGCCGGATGTGATCCACGTCCATCATCTCGTGCTGGTCGGCGCTGAGTTCCTGACGCTGGCGCGTCGGCTCCTGCCGCAGGCGTCGATCGTGATGACGTTGCACGACTACTACCCGATCTGTCATCACGACGGGCTGATGGTGCGGCCGAACGATCGGCAGCGCTGCATGGGCTCCTCGCCCGCCGCGTGCCATGGCTGCTTCCCCGAGATCGGCTCGGATCGCTTCCTGCTGCGCGAGCGCTTCATCAAGACGCATCTCGCGGCGGTCGATCGCTTCGTCGCGCCGAGCCGCTTCCTGCGTCAGCGTTATATCGATTGGGGCCTGTCGGCGGAACGGATCGAGTTCATCGCCAATGCCCGTCCGGCGCAGGACGCTACGCCTCATCGCTCGGCCAAGGGCCGGCGCACCAGCTTCGGCTATTTCGGCAATCTCAACCCGTGGAAGGGCGTGCTGCCGCTGCTGCAGGCGGCCAAGATCCTGCAAGCCTCGGGGGAAGAAGGCTTCAGCCTGCGCATTCATGGCGGTGCGCCGTTCCAGAGCGAAGTCTTCACCACGGCTCTCGACGCGGCGCTCGCCGGCACTGAAGGCGTGGTCAGCCATTGCGGGCCTTACGCCCGGGAGGACGTTCCGGCGCTCATGGCCGAGATCGACTGGGTGGTGATGCCCTCGATCTGGTGGGAGAACGCCCCTCTCGTCATCCAGGAAGCCTTCCAGCATCGCCGGCCGCCGATCGTCAGCAATATCGGCGGCATGGCGGAAATGGTGCGCGACGAGATCGACGGGCTGCATGTCCGGCCGGGTGATCCGGCGGCGCTCGCCCGCACCCTGCGCCGGGCGATGGAGGAGGCCGGGCTCTGGCAGCGCCTCGTCCACGGCATTGCCGAGCAGCCTTCGCTCGCCGAATGCGCCGGCCGCCACCTCGCCCTCTTCGATAGCCTCAAGCTCGCGGAGGCCGCATGA
- a CDS encoding calcium-binding protein: MATIEGSAFDDFLIGTRFSDVILAGGGHDIVHGGDGVDSLFGEEGNDLLYGDGGNDALFGGEGDDILFGGQGDDFLSGDEGNDTLFGGQGNDVLSGGEGNDSLFGGQGDDTLLGGAGDDILQGGAGNDILQGGAGNDILQGGAGNDILQGGAGNDILQGGAGNDILQGGAGDDVLQGGAGDDMLFGGAGNDVLQGGAGHDTFVFAGGGGNDVVLDFEAGSDMLQIASDINGTGVHSAEDVAARATTVGGNTVIDLGHGDTVTLVGVTADDVQADPHSYFSVA, encoded by the coding sequence ATGGCGACGATCGAAGGAAGTGCATTCGACGACTTTTTGATTGGCACCCGGTTCAGCGATGTGATTCTCGCTGGCGGCGGCCATGACATCGTGCATGGCGGGGACGGAGTCGATTCGCTGTTCGGCGAGGAAGGCAACGACCTGCTCTATGGCGATGGCGGCAACGATGCGCTGTTCGGCGGCGAGGGTGACGACATCCTCTTCGGCGGCCAGGGCGACGATTTCCTCTCCGGCGACGAGGGTAACGACACCCTGTTCGGCGGGCAGGGCAACGATGTCCTTTCCGGCGGTGAGGGCAATGATTCCCTGTTCGGCGGCCAGGGCGACGATACGCTCCTCGGCGGCGCCGGGGACGACATCCTCCAGGGCGGTGCCGGTAACGACATCCTCCAGGGTGGCGCTGGCAACGACATCCTCCAGGGTGGCGCGGGCAACGACATCCTCCAGGGTGGCGCTGGCAACGACATCCTCCAGGGCGGCGCGGGCAACGACATCCTCCAGGGTGGCGCGGGCGACGACGTTCTGCAGGGTGGCGCGGGCGACGACATGCTGTTCGGCGGCGCTGGCAATGACGTCCTGCAGGGCGGTGCCGGCCATGACACCTTCGTCTTCGCCGGCGGCGGCGGCAACGATGTCGTCCTCGATTTCGAGGCCGGCTCGGACATGCTGCAGATCGCGTCCGACATCAACGGCACCGGCGTGCATTCGGCGGAAGACGTGGCGGCCCGTGCGACCACGGTCGGCGGCAACACCGTCATCGATCTTGGCCATGGCGACACCGTGACCCTCGTCGGCGTGACCGCCGACGACGTTCAGGCCGACCCGCACTCCTACTTCTCGGTCGCCTGA
- a CDS encoding glycosyltransferase family 4 protein — MRVLVISHGHPSLSLGGAEVASYNLHKGLQSGEGIDSHYLARVGAPTPRHAGTALMSLRQRGGELLYYAEDYDHFLISNRATEEIDRDFVRVLHDLKPDVVHFHHFIGLGLECLFAVRDALPDALIVVTFHEYLSICHHHGQMVKTGAFKLCYRASPTDCNACFPDVSPARFLARETFIKGMLGLADHFVSPSRFLVDRYVDWGLSEERFSVIENGIDVAAPAPPRPLPEGKTRRSRFAYFGQLTPYKGADVLIDAVTRIPDSVWDDDAILLVYGGNLERQPQAYQDKFAKLVESAGRRVRFCGAFQNREMPNLMRSVDWMVMPSVWWENSPIVIQEAFFHGRPILASNLGGMAEKITDEVDGLHFRSGSPEDLVDCMVRALTEPGLWDRLRGGIKRPMSHRECAETHLDLYRRLIAERSRPQPARRDPAAMIA; from the coding sequence ATGCGGGTTCTGGTGATATCGCACGGCCATCCCTCGCTCTCGCTCGGCGGGGCGGAGGTGGCGTCCTACAACCTGCATAAGGGGCTGCAGTCGGGAGAGGGCATCGATTCGCATTATCTGGCCCGTGTCGGCGCCCCGACGCCGCGCCATGCCGGCACGGCGCTGATGAGTCTGCGCCAGCGCGGCGGCGAGTTGCTCTACTATGCTGAAGACTACGACCACTTCCTGATCTCGAACCGGGCGACGGAGGAGATCGACCGCGATTTCGTGCGTGTTCTGCATGATCTGAAGCCCGATGTGGTGCATTTCCACCATTTCATCGGGCTCGGACTCGAATGCCTGTTCGCGGTGCGCGATGCGCTGCCGGATGCGCTGATCGTCGTGACCTTCCACGAATATCTCAGCATCTGCCATCACCACGGCCAGATGGTGAAGACCGGCGCCTTCAAGCTCTGCTACCGAGCCTCGCCGACCGATTGCAACGCCTGCTTCCCGGATGTTTCGCCGGCCCGCTTCCTGGCGCGCGAGACTTTCATCAAGGGCATGCTGGGCCTGGCCGACCATTTCGTCTCGCCGAGCCGCTTCCTCGTCGACCGCTATGTCGATTGGGGGCTGAGCGAGGAGCGGTTCTCGGTGATCGAGAATGGCATCGACGTCGCAGCGCCCGCGCCACCACGGCCGTTGCCGGAAGGTAAGACCCGGCGTTCTCGCTTCGCCTATTTCGGCCAGCTCACTCCCTATAAGGGTGCCGATGTGCTGATCGACGCGGTGACGCGCATCCCGGATTCGGTCTGGGATGATGACGCGATCCTGCTGGTCTATGGCGGCAATCTGGAGCGCCAGCCGCAAGCCTATCAGGACAAGTTCGCGAAGCTCGTCGAAAGCGCCGGGCGCCGCGTGCGTTTCTGCGGAGCCTTCCAGAACCGCGAGATGCCGAACCTGATGCGCTCGGTCGACTGGATGGTGATGCCCTCGGTCTGGTGGGAGAACTCGCCGATCGTGATCCAGGAGGCGTTCTTCCATGGTCGTCCGATCCTGGCGAGCAATCTCGGCGGCATGGCGGAAAAGATCACCGACGAGGTCGACGGCCTGCACTTCCGCTCAGGCAGCCCGGAGGATCTCGTCGACTGCATGGTCCGTGCCCTGACCGAGCCGGGGCTCTGGGACCGCCTGCGCGGCGGTATCAAGCGGCCGATGAGCCATCGCGAATGCGCCGAGACGCATCTCGACCTCTATCGCCGTCTCATCGCCGAGCGCAGCCGGCCGCAGCCAGCGCGGCGCGATCCCGCCGCGATGATCGCCTGA
- a CDS encoding MarR family transcriptional regulator — MHFKLHGGEQFSGRSLNGHQRSNGDGEVDDGPDRRVSAFDLARIIERASRRFLDYLRLELGKLGVEDISPAQVMILLTIGQGEIAVRDLLDRGHYGGSNASYNLKQLVESGYLERGASPRDRRLARISLSLKGQMLCERLRLLDEASSLGSRSENGLDADLLTTHETLRRLEQWWNDSLRYGGVLLASCISYSFIVQDLVSSLL; from the coding sequence ATGCACTTCAAATTGCATGGCGGCGAGCAATTTTCAGGCAGATCCTTGAATGGCCATCAGCGGTCCAACGGTGATGGCGAAGTGGATGACGGACCGGATCGAAGAGTTTCGGCATTCGATCTGGCCCGTATCATCGAACGTGCGAGTCGGCGTTTCCTCGACTATCTGCGGCTCGAACTGGGCAAGCTCGGCGTTGAGGATATTTCACCAGCACAGGTGATGATTCTGCTCACCATCGGGCAAGGAGAGATCGCCGTGCGCGATCTGCTGGATCGTGGGCATTACGGCGGCTCGAATGCCTCCTACAATCTCAAGCAGCTCGTCGAGAGCGGCTATCTGGAACGCGGAGCATCTCCACGCGACAGACGCCTGGCCCGCATCTCGCTCTCGCTCAAGGGGCAGATGCTGTGCGAGCGGCTGCGCCTGCTCGACGAGGCCAGTTCATTGGGCTCACGCTCCGAGAACGGGCTCGATGCCGATCTCCTGACCACTCATGAAACCCTGCGCCGACTGGAGCAGTGGTGGAATGATTCCCTTCGCTACGGTGGTGTCCTGCTGGCTTCATGCATATCCTATTCGTTCATCGTTCAGGATCTGGTCAGTTCGCTGCTCTGA